Proteins from a single region of Sesamum indicum cultivar Zhongzhi No. 13 linkage group LG5, S_indicum_v1.0, whole genome shotgun sequence:
- the LOC110011996 gene encoding uncharacterized protein LOC110011996, with translation MRFDSDDHTDGDSPDEFDSQKNSDDDVVGKAPFFCNDDKFDPRFALGMQFSNKKEFREAIHSHAIMTRRNLVRTRNDNKRIYARCKADGCSWHINAVKIRDELGFQIREYNHVHICGSSFNVKNVRINWLSQKYVEAFRSDPNRSAKGFRQDVIRQLRCNVSRGQAYATKRRCLQEIQGDGAEQYARLWDYAGALKNKNPGSTIIMNLEDADAIGKKKFKRFYVCFAAVKNGFLSGLVLSENKENWEWFLTLLKEDLNIIRDDAYTFISDKQKGILLAFEKVLLGVENRFCVRHLHGNMKTAGFKGLGYKKALWKAAKTTTVSQFQRAMQDIAELDVRCLECCILEAREKPILTMLEWIREYVITRMQQLRDRAERLWEGRKLCPRIKKIVDNNLKKAADCIPVKSDDIHYEVQCFDGARYTVDLKEKTCSCRSWDLTGIPCNHAMSAISAQVLDPDDFVHKCYNVDTFCKVYAPAIMPLDGLEMWEKAGYIPPVPPNFGRKKGRPARARRLEPDEVRKGKKPATIIDKLPRQRGKRICKFCHQVGHTTKGCKWKKFAEEFPVDDGFEQAVATEHVTAPVQQDEVIVNEDCPSVSQPEVVSQPETDGSCCCSCFDAGVGVGVVVHVSMLGQVQIDVPVLVPAPRFMHARVNIRAPPPMVGHPPGFVSRPTQVQLVDFDASTQSSKASDPKRTGVCRCREIDQRSS, from the exons ATGCGGTTTGACAGTGATGATCATACCGATGGTGATAGCCCAGATGAATTTGATAGTCAAAAGAACAGCGATGATGATGTTGTTGGGAAGGCGCCATTTTTCTGTAATGATGACAAATTTGATCCTAGATTTGCATTGGGAATGcaatttagtaataaaaaggAATTTCGGGAGGCCATTCATTCTCATGCCATTATGACTAGAAGAAATCTTGTGAGAACAAGAAATGACAATAAGAGGATTTATGCAAGATGTAAGGCCGACGGGTGTTCATGGCATATTAATGCAGTGAAGATACGAGATGAATTGGGATTTCAGATCAGGGAGTACAATCATGTGCACATTTGTGGGTCCAGTTTCAATGTGAAGAATGTGAGGATAAATTGGCTATCACAAAAGTATGTGGAGGCATTCAGATCTGATCCCAATAGAAGTGCGAAAGGTTTCAGACAAGATGTAATCAGACAGCTACGCTGCAATGTGTCTAGGGGACAAGCATACGCGACAAAAAGAAGATGTCTACAAGAAATACAAGGGGATGGAGCTGAGCAATATGCAAGACTGTGGGATTATGCTGGTGCTTTGAAAAACAAGAATCCAGGCTCAACAATAATCATGAACCTAGAAGATGCTGATGCAataggaaagaaaaaatttaaaaggttTTATGTGTGTTTTGCAGCAGTAAAGAATGGATTCTTGAGTGGAT TAGTTCTGagtgaaaacaaagaaaattgggAATGGTTTCTAACATTATTAAAGGAAGATTTGAACATTATAAGGGATGATGCCTACACCTTCATTTCAGACAAACAAAAGGGCATTTTACTAGCATTTGAAAAGGTTCTTCTTGGAGTAGAAAACAGATTTTGCGTGAGACATCTTCATGGTAACATGAAGACTGCTGGCTTCAAGGGGTTGGGGTACAAAAAGGCTTTATGGAAGGCAGCAAAGACTACTACAGTCAGTCAATTTCAAAGAGCAATGCAAGACATAGCTGAGTTGGATGTAAGATGCCTTGAGTG TTGTATCCTCGAGGCAAGAGAGAAGCCTATATTGACAATGTTGGAGTGGATAAGAGAGTATGTAATAACCAGAATGCAACAACTTAGGGATAGGGCTGAGAGGTTGTGGGAAGGTAGGAAATTATGCCcaaggataaaaaaaattgtggatAATAATCTGAAAAAAGCCGCTGATTGCATCCCAGTGAAGTCTGACGACATACATTATGAGGTACAATGTTTTGATGGTGCAAGATACACAGTTGACTTGAAGGAAAAAACTTGCTCTTGTAGATCATGGGATTTGACAGGTATCCCATGCAACCATGCAATGAGTGCAATATCTGCACAAGTTCTGGATCCTGATGACTTTGTGCACAAGTGTTATAATGTTGACACTTTCTGCAAGGTATATGCACCAGCAATCATGCCTCTTGATGGACTAGAAATGTGGGAAAAAGCTGGTTACATTCCACCTGTGCCTCCAAATTTTGGGAGGAAAAAGGGGAGGCCTGCAAGGGCAAGAAGATTGGAACCCGACGAGGTTCGGAAGGGCAAGAAACCTGCAACTATAATTGACAAATTGCCAAGGCAAAGAGGAAAAAGGATATGCAAATTCTGTCATCAAGTAGGACACACCACAAAAGGTTGTAAGTGGAAGAAATTTGCTGAAGAATTTCCAGTCGATGATGGGTTTGAGCAGGCTGTAGCAACTGAACATGTAACAGCACCTGTACAACAAGATGAGGTGATTGTGAATGAAGATTGCCCCTCAGTAAGCCAACCTGAAGTAGTTAGTCAACCTGAAACTGATGGTTCT TGTTGTTGTTCATGTTTCGATGCTGGTGTTGGTGTTGGTGTTGTTGTTCATGTTTCGATGCTG GGACAAGTTCAAATTGATGTCCCTGTATTAGTACCAGCACCACGTTTCATGCATGCAAGGGTCAATATTAGAGCACCACCACCTATGGTAGGACACCCTCCTGGTTTTGTTTCTCGTCCCACACAAG